Proteins encoded by one window of Cloeon dipterum chromosome 2, ieCloDipt1.1, whole genome shotgun sequence:
- the spz6 gene encoding uncharacterized protein spz6: protein MDKCRFKIQIWLLAALLAAAGGQQGRRPSAEQPQEPPEGYYAFEEAVDAEPPKVRRPPYLQADVPCAGLGNVQPHMSINNLCGDLNKGFIPKNPIHPNKKGPSYPFELIKIKTLDFFSKTLPLLKADDTLPKVAKYQDAPKYYYQHKAPPSIRQPPIPPKFRNKRSVEVEADNSTVATARQGRKFCDNGGGIMCMLYKAFRGEPLASGLLGIESRRDDVGNDEFRRDSAPNSLSQDANAPPTPCPARVEYATPVFAKNYQGVWRYVVQIPYEGYFTQTVEVTRCLNTKCHYLEGSCMSSPRWVSMLVAELYYPDSYFPSNNKEQQWPPRRPVANERPPVANERPPPVADFQNYQQYLQKRAGEAESRIIAQPLVDEKRDQGVQNSTATKDNAEQDGSHCDGVDELGCYQVRLYYDWFLVPGSCKCWRPDFFNRYNRRRVSKDLS, encoded by the exons ATGGACAAGTGCCGTTTTAAG attcAAATATGGCTTTTGGCCGCTCTTTTGGCCGCGGCGGGAGGGCAGCAGGGTCGGCGGCCGTCGGCCGAGCAGCCACAAGAGCCGCCGGAAGGTTACTATGCGTTTGAGGAAGCGGTGGATGCGGAGCCGCCCAAGGTGCGTCGGCCGCCCTACCTTCAGGCCGACGTGCCCTGCGCCG GACTTGGTAATGTTCAGCCACACATGTCGATCAACAACCTGTGCGGTGACCTGAATAAAGGGTTCATTCCGAAGAACCCGATTCATCCCAACAAAAAGGGCCCCTCCTATCCATT TGAGCTAATCAAGATCAAGACTCTGGATTTCTTCAGCAAGACGCTGCCGCTGCTCAAGGCGGACGACACCCTGCCGAAGGTGGCCAAATACCAGGATgcgccaaaatattattatcagCATAAAGCCCCACCTAGCATCAGACA GCCTCCCATCCCACCGAAGTTTAGAAACAAGCGGTCAGTTGAAGTTGAGGCTGATAATAGCACTGTTGCGACTGCAAGACAAGGAAGGAAATTCTGCGACAACGGTGGGGGAAT AATGTGCATGCTTTACAAGGCGTTCCGCGGCGAGCCCCTCGCGTCCGGTCTGCTGGGCATTGAGAGCCGTCGCGATGACGTTGGAAACGACGAGTTCCGCCGCGATTCGGCACCTAACAGCCTTTCCCAGGACGCGAACGCACCGCCGACGCCATGCCCTGCGCGCGTCGAGTACGCTACGCCAGTCTTTGCCAAGAACTACCAGGGCGTCTGGCGCTACGTCGTCCAGATTCCCTATGAAGGCTACTTCACGCAAACCGTCGAAGTCACAAGATGTTT GAACACCAAATGCCACTACCTGGAGGGTTCCTGCATGTCCTCCCCACGTTGGGTGAGCATGCTGGTGGCCGAGCTGTACTACCCTGACTCTTACTTCCCTAGTAATAACAAGGAACAACAGTGGCCGCCCAGACGGCCGGTGGCCAACGAGCGGCCGCCCGTCGCCAATGAGAGGCCACCGCCCGTGGCTGATTTCCAGAACTATCAGCAATATTTGCAGAAGAGGGCCGGCGAGGCCGAGTCTAGGATCATCGCCCAGCCGCTGGTGGATGAGAAGAGAGATCAGGGCGTGCAGAACTCGACGGCGACCAAGGACAATGCTGAACAAGACGGCAGTCACTGCGATGGCGTTGACGAACTGGGATGCTACCAG GTGAGGCTCTACTACGATTGGTTCCTGGTGCCTGGCAGTTGCAAGTGCTGGAGGCCCGACTTCTTCAACAGGTACAACCGCAGGAGGGTTTCAAAGGACCTGTCGTGA
- the LOC135936001 gene encoding armadillo repeat-containing protein 6 homolog, with protein sequence MVRVITQETFDSVVKENVEDLDMDPEEAIHDAIKQFEAQGVDLTNIVTTQADLSQEHKIVNLINQLKTLNDQAAGEVDLRELKDSLQGLKGECDLDIAHKVMAGKAGAYQLLLDLLEKHEEDHSISILVLSCITSLMTGQPDLLTERGVKAILNSMKSENELVVVQSLKLAKQCCLRHEMNRQLFIEFELAPQLTNLLSSASSPVARHTCSVLRSLILDDDIRVPFGKAHEHARLIASDCGGLQSISHLLKDHKSDIETVNELLQTLGALVVREEFCREVEEAGGLTFLLEMMVTYMDDEKINRQAIKLLKALAGSDAVKVKIVQAEAIPLLISAISRHQSSQQLFLIGILAIAAISLRSPANSQMLCDCGVAELITQGMKEHLKNSDIQKNCALAIRNIVSRNRELCKDFIDLNIEDLLNLSVKVHGAAVEENIKDALRDLGLKVHLTERWTGTGKGLEQ encoded by the exons ATGGTTCGAGTCATTACTCAAGAGACATTTGACAGTGTGGtaaaagaaaatgttgaaGATCTTGACATGGACCCTGAGGAAGCTATCCATGATGCAATCAAGCAGTTTGAAGCGCAG GGTGTTGACCTGACAAATATTGTTACCACACAAGCTGACTTGTCCCAAGAGCACAAAATCGTGAATTTGATTAATCAGCTGAAGACCCTGAATGACCAGGCAGCTGGTGAAGTTGATCTTCGCGAGCTGAAGGATAGTTTGCAAGGTCTGAAGGGCGAGTGCGACCTGGACATCGCTCATAAGGTGATGGCAGGCAAGGCAGGCGCCTACCAGCTGCTGCTCGACCTGCTTGAGAAACACGAAGAGGACCATTCCATCAGCATTTTGGTTTTGAGCTGCATCACTTCCTTAATGACAGGACAGCCTGACCTTCTCACTGAACGTGGTGTTAAAGCCATCTTGAATTCAATGAAg AGTGAAAATGAACTGGTAGTAGTCCAATCATTGAAGCTGGCAAAGCAGTGTTGCTTGCGTCACGAGATGAATCGGCAGCTGTTCATAGAGTTTGAACTAGCCCCACAGCTGACCAATCTCCTATCCTCGGCCTCCTCACCGGTCGCCAGACACACCTGCAGCGTGCTGCGGTCGCTCATTCTTGATGATGATATCCGAGTGCCTTTTGGCAAGGCCCACGAACACGCCCGGCTCATTGCGTCCGACTGCGGTGGCCTTCAGAGCATCTCGCACCTGCTTAAAG ATCACAAGTCTGACATTGAGACTGTGAACGAGCTGCTGCAAACCCTTGGTGCTTTGGTCGTCCGAGAAGAGTTTTGTCGAGAAGTCGAAGAGGCTGGTGGACTGACATTTTTGTTAGAAATGATGGTCACTTACATGGATGATGAG AAAATCAACAGGCAAGCCATCAAACTGCTGAAGGCCCTAGCTGGCAGTGACGCTGTGAAAGTGAAAATTGTGCAAGCTGAAGCGATTCCCCTGCTCATTTCGGCCATTAGTCGACACCAA TCAAGTCAGCAGCTTTTCCTGATCGGAATTCTAGCCATAGCTGCAATTTCCCTGAGGAGTCCGGCCAATAGTCAGATGCTGTGCGATTGTGGTGTTGCCGAACTTATCACGCAGGGCATGAAAGAGCACTTGAAGAATAGTGACATCCAg AAAAACTGTGCCTTGGCGATAAGGAATATCGTTTCCCGAAATCGAGAGCTGTGCaaagattttattgatttgaacATCGAGGATCTGCTGAATCTCTCTGTCAAAGTCCATGGGGCAGCTGTTGAAGAAAACATCAAAGACGCCTTGAGAGACCTTGGGCTGAAGGTGCACCTGACTGAAAGGTGGACCGGCACAGGAAAAGGCTTGGAGCAGTag
- the LOC135936849 gene encoding ELMO domain-containing protein 1, which produces MIFWNSFVNYFQPLVLWYLRPLVKWFLRKTTKLCELQRICYGDPQGAERTLNVETSLRLSRRPEIKSLIKMLDSVHKDVIYRRDFVHYSVYTVLTLKKIHPKVHPQFAPSFSRCIEQLHGYETLKRDVETLRVEQYNADNPEHEAKLIKLWEAIMPDTPLEARVTKQWQDIGFQGDDPKTDFRGMGMLGLENLLFFATDYNKAARQVLSHSHHPTYGYCFAIVGINLTSMAYHMLKDGSAKTHIFNISYSLPNMRLFHQLYCYLFYEFDRFWMEEKPRDIMEFNPIRDKFEKSIRHSLAKRDTLFKINLYIDNI; this is translated from the exons ATGATCTTTTGGAACTCGTTCGTGAACTATTTTCAACCTCTTGTGCTGTGGTATCTGCGACCGCTGGTCAAGTGGTTCCTACGGAAGACAACCAAGCTGTGtgagctgcagagaatttgcTACGGCGACCCTCAAGGCGCGGAGCGAACCCTGAATGTTGAAACCTCGCTCAGGTTGTCGCGGCGGCCAGAGATTAAATCTCTGATTAAAATGCTCGACAGC GTTCATAAAGACGTAATTTATAGGCGAGACTTTGTGCACTATTCTGTTTATACTGTGCTGACCCTGAAGAAAATCCATCCTAAGGTGCACCCCCAATTTGCGCCTTCCTTCTCTCGCTGTATCGAGCAGTTACACGGATACGAAACTCTCAAGAGGGACGTTGAAACCCTGAGGGTGGAGCAGTACAACGCGGACAACCCTGAGCATGAAgcaaagctgataaaattgtgGGAGGCGATAATGCCGGACACACCTCTAGAGGCCAGAGTAACAAAACAGTGGCAAGACATCGGGTTTCAG GGTGATGATCCCAAAACTGATTTTCGGGGGATGGGAATGTTGGGTCTGGAGAATCTGCTGTTTTTCGCCACCGACTACAACAAAGCCGCTCGGCAGGTGCTCTCGCATTCCCATCATCCAAC gtATGGCTACTGTTTTGCAATAGTGGGCATAAATTTGACCAGCATGGCGTACCACATGCTGAAAGATGGATCTGCAAAGACTCACATTTTCAATATAAGCTACAGTTTGCCCAACATGCGTCTTTTCCACCAGCTGTACTGCTATCTGTTCTACGAATTTGACCGTTTCTGGATGGAAGAGAAACCCAGGGATATAATGGAGTTCAATCCGATCAGGGACAAGTTTGAGAAGTCGATCAGGCATAGTTTGGCTAAAAGGGACACCCTCTTCAAGATCAATTTGTACattgataatatttaa
- the LOC135936167 gene encoding aminopeptidase N, whose amino-acid sequence MMKGRGLSALGLLLLLGAALGGRVPRGADFKAINHRHSDVRLPPGLKPESYFLQLQPFLEQDLFRGHIFINITVTSDLEKRDLITLHAGAKLKVKHVTLDEVYAGPTFTVTTTTAPVAEGENTTEIAEEIEEPPKVISVDREPQEQLLLIRLSKELIPGYSYRLGAEFSGHMNNKSSDGLFKGHYVNQVTGNTHFFVAAHFKPSFARTVFPCFDEPHFKAPVTVSIARPKDTDLRTISNMPHVSTLPMVNDISWVWDTFEASPPMSTYAISFLTSDLMAGPSEEGDIVKVYARPALSEESEYARKVAPKALDYFEKTLGVRFPLAKLDLVALPGFNAPVPAENWGLVFYREGDILSGSSTYNRWVTSYVVNELAMQWVGSLITPEWWQDVWMNRALVNFLARGAAYQLEPEEEKNSHEQTPAAAVYALYYEYSKRSPYARQPSMKDIISATKAEVVIRMLNFTISQKTFMNTLRDFINAKSYDTYTPEQFWAAIGTRAHREGTLPLAVSSKAVASTWMNGNRIPLLTVTRNYKGSLNLMQRQFIRDPSFDDEQDVEDESLWWIPVIMAPQLSDGSVDLASKAPALWMPPTRQIENLSDPSDPENFLIVNPEDIGLFLVNYDAQNWKLLGNHLLREEGRSGPNAIPPSTRAKLLHDALNLAMAGALDFSTALSLTRFLKFEKQFEPWHPFFNMVDVLSKKLDGTKAGKLFSLFVLRLTSNLDASLGEAGLPNEVAWKGKLRSNTRHMLCSLGQENCINKARDIFARWVRSKTPDASIPVPSRVFCPVFAYGSKEEWNFGFERFNHLSSSKAAADRSYLLKTLAGCPRDPSKIERLLTAILLSKGTKSELFSDADIRLVLGEISGRHAGYVELFRFTKTHWKQLKENFHSRPHLWTALVTAATSNFKTVEELKMVEQFIEEHQGHFGSAAEGALQKSLERVQFEAEWSKKHLPEIENWLVGQMVD is encoded by the exons ATGATGAAAGGACGGGGCTTGTCGGCCctgggcctgctgctgctgcttggaGCTGCCCTCGGCGGAAGAGTGCCACGCGGTGCCGACTTCAAAGCCATCAACCACCGGCATTCGGACGTGCGACTCCCACCTGGACTCAAACCTGAGTCGTACTTTTTGCAGCTGCAGCCGTTTTTGGAGCAg gacCTTTTCCGAGGACACATTTTCATCAACATCACCGTGACTTCCGACCTGGAAAAACGCGACTTGATCACCCTGCACGCCGGCGCCAAGCTGAAGGTGAAGCATGTTACCCTGGACGAGGTGTACGCAGGTCCCACCTTCACCGTGACCACGACAACCGCTCCCGTTGCTGAAGGAGAAAACACTACAGAAATCGCTGAGGAAATCGAGGAGCCACCGAAGGTTATCAGCGTGGACCGAGAGCCTCAGGAGCAGCTCCTGCTTATTAGACTGTCCAAGGAACTTATTCCAGGCTACTCGTACCGACTGGGTGCAGAATTTTCGGGGCACATGAACAACAAGTCCAGCGATGGTCTATTTAAAG GTCACTACGTGAATCAAGTAACTGGCAACACTCACTTCTTCGTGGCTGCTCATTTCAAACCGAGCTTTGCCAGAACAGTGTTCCCCTGCTTTGATGAGCCGCATTTCAAAGCTCCCGTTACCGTGTCCATCGCACGTCCAAAGGACACCGATCTGAGAACCATTTCCAACATGCCACACGTTTCCACTTTaccaat GGTGAACGACATTTCTTGGGTCTGGGACACGTTCGAGGCGTCTCCACCAATGTCCACCTACGCAATCAGCTTCTTGACTTCCGACCTGATGGCCGGACCGTCAGAGGAGGGGGACATTGTTAAAGTATACGCCCGTCCAGCCCTCTCTGAGGAATCCGAGTATGCAAGAAAAGTGGCCCCTAAGGCACTCGACTACTTTGAAAAGACACTTGGAGTGCGATTCCCTCTGGCCAAGCTGGACCTGGTCGCTTTGCCTGGTTTCAACGCTCCCGTGCCCGCCGAAAATTGGGGTCTTGTTTTCTACAG GGAAGGAGACATTTTGAGTGGAAGTAGCACTTACAACCGGTGGGTGACTTCATACGTGGTCAACGAGTTGGCCATGCAGTGGGTTGGAAGTCTTATCACCCCCGAGTGGTGGCAGGATGTCTGGATGAACAGGGCGCTCGTCAACTTTCTCGCGAGAGGAGCTGCTTACCAG cTTGAGCCTGAAGAGGAAAAAAACTCCCACGAGCAGACTCCAGCTGCTGCAGTTTACGCTCTTTACTACGAGTATAGCAAAAGGAGTCCATACGCTCGTCAGCCCTCGATGAAGGACATAATTTCAGCCACAAAAG cGGAGGTTGTCATACGTATGCTGAATTTCACGATTTCACAAAAAACATTCATGAACACCCTGCGAGACTTTATCAATGCCAA AAGCTACGACACCTACACACCTGAGCAGTTCTGGGCTGCGATCGGCACCAGGGCTCATCGCGAAGGCACGCTGCCATTGGCCGTCAGTTCGAAGGCAGTGGCCTCCACCTGGATGAACGGAAATCGAATTCCGCTACTCACAGTAACAAGAAATTACAAGGGAAGCCTGAACCTGATGCAG CGCCAATTTATCAGGGATCCCAGTTTCGACGACGAGCAAGACGTTGAGGACGAGTCCCTCTGGTGGATTCCAGTCATCATGGCGCCGCAGCTGTCGGACGGCAGCGTTGACCTGGCGTCGAAGGCTCCCGCACTGTGGATGCCGCCGACgcggcaaattgaaaatcttaGCGACCCCAGCGATCCCGAGAACTTCCTGATCGTGAATCCTGAGGACATCGGCCTCTTCCTGGTCAACTACGACGCGCAGAATTGGAAGCTGCTTGGCAACCACCTGCTGAGAGAGGAGGGACGTAGCGGGCCAAATGCAATCCCACCGAGCACCAGGGCCAAACTGTTGCACGACGCCCTCAACCTGGCCATGGCTGGAGCCCTCGACTTCAGCACCGCGCTTTCACTCACCAGGTTCCTCAAGTTTGAGAAGCAATTCGAACCGTGGCACCCGTTCTTCAACATGGTGGACGTGCTCTCCAAAAAACTGGATGGAACcaaagctggaaaattatttagc TTATTTGTACTGAGGCTGACGTCTAATTTAGACGCAAGCCTCGGAGAAGCTGGCCTTCCAAATGAAGTTGCCTGGAAAGGAAAATTGAGAAGCAACACCAGACACATGCTGTGCTCCCTAGGTCAGGAAAATTGCATCAATAAGGCTCGAGACATCTTTGCCCGTTGGGTCAGGAGCAAAACACCCGATGCTAGCATTCC TGTTCCTAGCCGCGTTTTCTGTCCTGTGTTCGCGTATGGCTCCAAGGAAGAGTGGAATTTCGGATTTGAACGCTTTAATCATTTGTCAAGCTCAAAAGCAGCTGCGGATCGGTCATACCTGCTTAAAACTCTAGCGGGCTGCCCTAGAGACCCATCGAAAATCGAACG cCTCTTGACGGCAATCTTGCTGAGCAAGGGAACCAAGAGTGAATTGTTCTCTGATGCGGACATCCGACTGGTTTTGGGAGAAATTTCAGGCAGACATGCTGGTTACGTGGAGCTCTTTAGGTTCACGAAGACCCACTGGAAACAGCTCAAGGAAAA CTTCCACAGCAGACCTCATTTGTGGACGGCTCTTGTGACCGCCGCGAcctcaaatttcaaaactgttGAGGAATTGAAAATG GTGGAGCAATTTATCGAAGAACATCAAGGCCACTTTGGTTCGGCTGCCGAGGGTGCTCTGCAAAAGTCGCTGGAGCGCGTACAATTTGAGGCCGAGTGGAGCAAGAAGCATCTTCCAGAAATTGAAAACTGGCTCGTCGGCCAGATGGTAGATTAA